Genomic segment of Panicum virgatum strain AP13 chromosome 9N, P.virgatum_v5, whole genome shotgun sequence:
TCAATCATATTCAATATAATTACACGGGTAGATATGTCTGGATATCTATGAGTGTGATGTGTGGGACTTTAGGGTACATGTAAAATCTGCATTCGAAGAGTTAGGAGATGCTGATGCACAGAtgcctatttttatttttaaggaAATTATTCTAAACTGTCGGATGCCATTCTGGACCCAGCGAGCCGGTTGAACCGTCGGATTTTTGTTACCGGTGAAGATTTCGACGATTGGATGTGCATTTAGATCTTGTTGTTGTTGCTAGACTGGAGTTAATTGgttgttattttttttcctgttttctTTTTGCCCTTAGCAGATCAGCAGATGCTTGCTCGTAATTCACAGGCTTGGTTATTTCTTTCTTATGTTTACGATATGAGCAAATCATATTAAAGAATACTAAGCAAATGTATATGTTATTTTGgtaaatctagatacataattttcGCTACGTATATAGATATAGCGTATATCTAGTTGCACAGCAAAAATTTTGTATCTAGATTTGTCAAAACAACCTACAATTTGAATGGAAAGGGTATCTGCCAGAAAATGAGTAAGCACACACGTAGCTGGCACATGCATATAGATATTTATTTATTCAGCGAAGAAAGGGACCCCTTATCGATTGCGAGACGGCAACGGAAAAGTAGTGCGCAAACGACGTGCCgaatttgtttgttttttgtgGGCACATGAAAATTGTATTTAGTTACTAACAAGTAACAATGCGACTAACCGTTGATGGAGACGTCGTCACACTGAAACGATCTCCAACGGTTTGTCGCTCCCACATGAAACTTGAGGACAAAGGAATAACCTTGTAGAACTCCTAGATGTAGTGCAAGTATTACACTACAGCGTTCTAGCAGAACTCCGAAGTGTACTGGCCTGAAGAGTGACACAAGAAGTCGGAGGTGCctagatgcatgcatgctgaTTGCCACCCATCACATTGCAGTATCTCTGATTCTATCTCATTGCTGCCACTCACCGAACTAATCGTCCCTGATTCAATCTAACTGTTGCAACCCAACTAATcatgcacaatttttttttgtagatcTAAGCTAGTTAGCTGATAcatgttgagtatacaggagtaGTGCAACGTGGTGCTTCAGTTCAGCGCAGGGGGCGACTGCCCAGCAAGCTGTTGGAGGAAGGGGAGCTCCTGTCGCTGAACCACCTCTCCTGCACGGACACGGGagactccgccgcgccgcccttgGCCGCCTCTTGAGCGGCcagcgcgctcgccgcggccctctccctgtcCGTCCGGCTCCTGCCGGCGCCCCAGGACGACTTGTCCGTGCCGCGCGTCGACGCCGCGGACGAGCAGATCGACGACGACGTGGACATGTACGCGGCGTCGTCCGCCGACGGCGCCCACCCGCTGCGCTGTATCTGGTCCAGTTCGTCGGCGACCTCGGCCATGGACGGCCTCATCTCGCTGTGGAACGCCAGGCACCGGAACGCCAGCTCGGCCACCTTGTGGATGGAGGAGAGCGTCCACGCGTCCCGGTGCGGGTCCAGGTACGGGTCCACGATGTCGTCCACGCGGCCCCTGCCGATCCGGTCCACAGCGAGCTGCGCCAGGTTCACCTCGCTGGGCGGCCGGGTCAGGTCGACGGCCTTCATGGCGGTGATGATCTCCACTAGCACAACGCCAAAGCTGTAGACGTCGCTCCGGTCGGAGAGGTGGAAGTTCTGGTGGTACTGCGGGTCGACGTACCCCGGCGTGCCCTGCGGCGCCGTGGAGATGTGGGAGGAGTCCCCCAGCGGCGCCTTGCCCAGCCGCGACAGCCCGAAGTCGGCGACCTTGGAGTTGTACTCGTGGTCGAGCAGGATGTTGCTGGACTTGACGTCGCGGTGGTAGATGGGCGGGTCCACCTCCGAGTGCAGGTACGCGATGGCCTTGGCCGTCTCGGCGGCGATGCGGAGGCGCACCGTCCACGGCATCGCGGCGGGGCCGCGCTCCCGCTGCAGGTGCTGCGCCAGCGTGCCGTTGGGCATGAACTCGTACACCAGGATCTGCTGCCCCTGCTCGATGCAGCAGCCGAGGAGGCGGACCAGGTTGCGGTGGCACACGCACGACACCAGCTTCACCTCGTTCATGACGCGGTCGAGCCCGGCGTTGTCGCGCTGCCGGATCCGCTTCACGGCGACGAGGCGGCTGTCGCCGAGCCGCCCGGCGTACACGGTGCCGTAGGCGCCCGTGCCCAGGCGCTTGGCGTCGGAGAAGCCGTCGGTGGCGCGCTCGATCTCGCGGTACGAGTAGAATGGCACCGCGCAGGAGGCCTCGGACAGGAGCCGCTTCGTGCTCCGCTTCGTCCGGATGGACGCGGACCGGCGCTTCAGCAGCTGGTATACCAAGCAGGTCACGCCCGTTACAAGGGCACCAAACACGATTCCTGCAGAAAAGATTTGTGTGATGTTGTTGTGAGAATGCTGCTGGCAGCTCGAGCTCGGAAAATGAGGCCCAGCTCAACCTGGGCTGTTTTCGGGTTGACAGAAAGAGGCCAGGCCTTTTGCAAAAGCAAAGAAGATAATAGGCCTAATTGTGTAGTAGTGTGAGGCCCATGACCTATTTCGTACTCAACAGGCCAGGCCGCCTGACTGAATGTCTCATGGGCTTGACATTCTTTCGTTCTGTTCTaaataatattttctttttcaaatgaTTCTGTTCTAAATATTCaggcctgtttagttctcacaaatttttctacagta
This window contains:
- the LOC120691077 gene encoding wall-associated receptor kinase-like 14 — translated: MRTAAAAAALLLLLLPWVLPAHAAAAGNGSCARSCGGLTVRYPFGFSPGCEIRLGCDQAANGAAAWLGAAREMGLLVRNVTARALVLTLPPDCTRRLNASVDALFSGNYAPGTQNTLLVSSCNRAARPGNCSVPPASYLNGSSHCFHGANAENFGCVSPPLPPRGNRFLDETEIRALGSECTGLVSAASYWDAPAPAVLLGVMELEWWMGGPCSCAPNASCTRLTTPAAGQGFRCECREGFEGDGFADGTGCRRVSVPKCNPSKNLAEGCGKTIQIALLVAGIVFGALVTGVTCLVYQLLKRRSASIRTKRSTKRLLSEASCAVPFYSYREIERATDGFSDAKRLGTGAYGTVYAGRLGDSRLVAVKRIRQRDNAGLDRVMNEVKLVSCVCHRNLVRLLGCCIEQGQQILVYEFMPNGTLAQHLQRERGPAAMPWTVRLRIAAETAKAIAYLHSEVDPPIYHRDVKSSNILLDHEYNSKVADFGLSRLGKAPLGDSSHISTAPQGTPGYVDPQYHQNFHLSDRSDVYSFGVVLVEIITAMKAVDLTRPPSEVNLAQLAVDRIGRGRVDDIVDPYLDPHRDAWTLSSIHKVAELAFRCLAFHSEMRPSMAEVADELDQIQRSGWAPSADDAAYMSTSSSICSSAASTRGTDKSSWGAGRSRTDRERAAASALAAQEAAKGGAAESPVSVQERWFSDRSSPSSNSLLGSRPLR